The Hippopotamus amphibius kiboko isolate mHipAmp2 chromosome 3, mHipAmp2.hap2, whole genome shotgun sequence genomic interval AAAGTTTTCTTCACACTTAGTTCCTTGAATCTGGAATCCTCTTTGAAAAGTGTTTTAGgaaattttatatgaatatattttatatatatatatgtatatatgcacacatacacacacacacacacacacacacacacacacacactaggaaTCATCACTCCTCAGTTGACCAAAGTATCTcttaattaaacaaatactatgttgtaaattaaattttgctttttttgtacaTGAAGTTGGCTAACAAAatacaaatgtgtatatatatcatagaTGCGTTCATAATCTCCTATTTTGACAGAAAGTTCCAGCCTCCCACTCATGGGTACTATATCTTTTGTTGAAGAAATCAATGGGCTCtatgatgtaaaaatatttaggaaatataCAATTGTTATGAAAATATGATGGAGAGTAAAAACACTAGCCTCAGGATCAGGAGACAGGAGTTCTCTTTCTCACTATGCCATCATCTTCTGTAACCTTAAACAGCTTCCCAATAGCTACAAGAGCTTTACTTAGGTAAATTGGAAGTTTTCCAAGTTCTGTGATTATGCTCAAGGCAatttatttattgctataaatattGTTGTATTTGCTTCTACCTCAATTAGAAGTCAAATTGGAGGAGTTATGAGATGACAACCCACCTCCCAAAAACTTTCCATTTCTGGTAGACAACTTAGGAGATGTCTTTCTGGGATGAAAGATTCCTTGGATTGGACTAAGACAGTATGAGCTCTGCCCTTGAGAGCTCTGTTACTTTGAGAACATGTTTATCTGTCTGTTGAAATGCATGAAGCTGCCATAAGAACACTTTGGCAGGTATTTGGTTTTGTGAAATTACTCCTTGAATCTATCAAAGATCAAACCATCCTTCAACCAATTTCTGATCAACTATGATCAGATCCATATGtgttttctcctgttttcatTCTGGTTTACCAATCAAGTTTGAGAATCTGTGTCGCTGTCGCTCCAGGGGGTTAAACCACTCTGTCTTTGGATTTGTATTCTGGAAACAAACTTTACCAGTACAGTTCCAGGAACTCCTCATTTGAAGAATCATTTTCATGGAAACCTGTCTTGCTTTAGACCTAACACGACTCTTTTCCTTTTATGCTTCTCTAGGGCTTTGGGAGCTGGACTAGAAAGGTTTGTAGGGGTTCTAAACCAGTCTCTCCACCCAGAAATGTAACTACTTAAGGGGAGGTTGGATGGTCACTGAGTGGGCTGTTTTGAATTGATTTCAATCTTTTATAAGTTTGGGAGTGATGACTCTGTCAGTACATGCTAATTTTCTGATTTGACTCTGGCTTTCATTCCAGAGTTGAATGACAAATTCATGACGCTTTCATGATGACACTTCAGCAAAATCCATATTCCTTATGGTTCTTTAGGTACTTTCAAATCCTCATTCAGACTGTCTCTGACATCTGCCATCACACATATTATTACTGGACTCTAATACTGGAATGCCCAGTCAAACTAGGTTTGAGCCTGtggtttcagtcttcttaaaCCCTTTTCCTTCATGCCACATGCTGCTCAAAGTGACACATTCTCTAGAGCCAACTGAGAGTTATGtacaacttatttttcttatgattaatGCAAGCATATTTGAACATGGTGAATGAGTGCTGATCTACATAGGAATACTCCTCAGTTGaattgatttaaatttatttacaaaatcatttcaaatattgGAACATACATGATTGTAGTGGTCATTATGGTCGGTGGTAGCATACACCTGTCATGCCTCTTTAACTGTAAAACAATAATTTCAGTGTCCTGGTCCAGGATTTAGTGCCCTGGTTTCTTGTTATCCCTTGGCAAATGGCATTCTTATTccctgccttttatttccttgttaCAAATTGTTAATATTACTGCCTATTTTTTCTACTCTTTATGGATATTgtacaattaaatttaaatgactgGAAAAATGCACTTTACTGTCTCTGAGTATAATTGAAGAATAGAGTTAGTTTCATCATTTTCATGTTAATCTAATTTCAGAACTGGCACGAGGAAGAACTAAGTCAAAGAAGTTCTGTACAGTTTACCTGGTGTGAGGTGGCAGTACTATAGTAGGATTcataattataaattaatgatgtgcagctgaaaaaaatgtttaaaaatcacctcacactgatcagaatggccatcatcataaaatctggaaacaacaaatgttggagagggtgtggagaaaagggaactctcctgcactgttggtgcgaatgtaagttggtacagccactaaggaaaacactttggaggttccttaaaatactaaaaatagaactaccataggatccagtaatcccactactgggcatatagccagagaaaaccataatcccaaaagaaacatgtaccataatgtttattgcagcactatttacaatagccaggacatggaagcaacctaaatgcccatcagcaaacaaatggataaagaagatgtggcatatatatacaatggcatattactcagccataaaaaagggatgagatggagctatatgtaatgaggtggatagacctagagtctgttgtacagagtgaggtaagtcagaaagagaaagacaaataatgtatgctaactcatatatatggaatctaaaaatggtatgatgaactcagtgacaagacaaaagcaaggacacagatgcagagaatggactggagagctcaaggtttggggggcagggggtgaaggggaagctgagatgaagtgagagagtagcatagacatatatatagtaccaactgtaaaatagccagtgggaagttgctgcataacaaagggaattcaactggaggatggttgatgccttagaggactgggacagggaggatgggggggagtcaagggattgagggaatacagggatatgtgtataaatacagatgattgaaatcggtgtacctcaaaaattattaaataaataaataattaagttaTGATTTGTGTAAGTggtaaatcaattaaaaatttattatattaaatttaaaaatcacatagctACCCACTTAAGTGTTTAATTTACACAATAGTAAATATTGACTTCATAATAAACTCATATGTTTTCAAGTAACTAATATATAAGCTATTTTTTCATCACATTTTTTGTCTTCATGCAGACTTAAGAGGAGTTCAAAATGAAAGATGAGTGCTGTGAAGTTCTCCTCTGCTGTTCAGTTAACTTACATGAAATAATTGGGCTCTTGGCAAGGTTTGCTAATGATGGTGAAATAAGCCTGAGTCCTATTAGCCACAGCTATGAAACTTTACAGATTTTGCCCACAAACTGATTATGTGGTAGGACTTTTAAGGCTTATCCGAAGGTACCATCTGTAAATCAACAAAGACACTTATTGAAGCTGAACTTGTTGGCATTTTCAAGTCCTacaactttacttctttcttGGTGAACTAAGTGCTGCCTGGGGCCCTGGCCATGGACCTATGTCAGATAAATACAcaggtgagattttttttccaggaaatcaAATAATCCTAGACTCTCAGGTTTAAATGGATTTTACAAATCATATAAACACCCCTCATCCTGACCTGACATAGAAATCCCTTTTCCAGCTTACAAAACAGCAAGAAATGTAGCCTCAAATACAATACTATTAATTTAGAAGTAAACAGTTTAGGTCTTTTTCTCTTATTgatatatattcaaatttattttaataacagtTTGAAATAAATTAGTTAgaataatgataaaattcaaatttgtaTCCAAAATTTTCTCAACTTTATATTAcaacttaaaaatgtttctatgatATTGCCTAAGATCTTAAAAACTACACATTAGTCATACAGCTGCCCTAGATTTAAATTATCCATTGCTCTGATGTTGAACATTCCACATCATTTCTAAATGTTACACAGCTCTTAATATTTATGTTGAACATAATTGTAAAtgataatttttctcctttgaaaatattttccatcagGGCTTATTCCTAGAATGAATACTGtgagccaaagaaaaatgaaaaactaatttatatttcttcatagTTATTTCTGATACACTTTTATCAATTACGTCTAACTCTTACATTATGTACATTGTAAAATTTCTCTGCTCTATTGGGGGATGCCACTCCAGAAAAGGAAATGCGATGAAGCTGCTGCACTTTGTTTCCActcaaatataacatttttttgtggataattaaaacataaacctttttatccatttatctttgaAAGGAAAGCCATGTTTTGCAGAATAcaattatatttatgtttttttcttttctttgggaaatttacATCCCCAAATTTCTCATTCTCTTAGTAATGTAAGTATCCTGTAACCAGCAATGATGGATAAAGGATGCtatgggaagaagaagaagaaggcatGAGAAGGCATGTAGCAGAAACATAAAGGAGTAGAAATGTCATTCCTATCACGGATGGACTTCTGGCTGCTGTTTGGTAATGGAATTTCAGGCATTGAGTGTACTTAACTGGAAAACTCTTCATGACTTTGTATAAACAAACATACATTAACATGGTaagcaatcaacaaatatttattgaatgagtgaaatTAAAATGGGTACTTatcttaagtaaaatattttatatgtgtttgTATTAGTCTGTTAtacacctatatatatatataatatatgtacacTACATTATCTCTCTATCTTACCTAGAAAATGATTTCATTCTGTTTATCACATTAAATTCTTACTCTTAGAACTTTGAAAATAAGGATTTCCTTTGCATGAAAGACCCTTGTGTATTGAACACCTATACAAGAATCTTTTATCCACGTCTACAGAAGCTGTATATTTGCTGAATATGACTATGTTAAACTGTATGTTGAacagaattttgaagaaaaaaataacaatatacaaACACCATAATTATCTTGAAAGTAAAATGACCCAGTAACATACTATGCCTAAGAGGcagttaaatattttcatacttaCACCATACAGGGCGTCAGAAACTATTAACCTGGACTGCAGCTTCCTTTCAAACGTTTATGTTTCTCATAAAGTAGACAGTAATGATAAACAAAGCAGGGGAAAAAGAGCACTTGATTTCCTCCTAAATTTATGGTCTGGGGAAGCAGTCACATTTTACTCATGGCAAATGACAATTCACCAAGAATTTACTCCTTACCTAATAGGTTCAGATACTGCAGACATCATGCCAGGTATTATGGTAAGTGAGGAAACACAGGTGAATAGCTTATGTCTTCTGGTTGGAACCAGGTAGAATGTGTCACCAGTGGCTCATATATATTTCCATAAACTCCCTGCTTATAATAGATACCTATTGATGGTGTCCTTCTTTCGACAGTTAGAGCCAAAGTTTCAAATGTAAATTCTCATGGAAGAAGGAATAATTCTTACTTGTGTGTGGCACCTCTCAGCTTACAAGATACACCTGATAATGACAATTTGTAAcatcacagacacagaggagggtGCAGAAGCATGGGACACTCAGATAACTTTGCAGAGTCACGTGGAGTTGGAAACCAGAAAGAGAATCCAGATCTCATGTAGATAGCCCAGTGTTTTCTCACTAAATTACACATTAACACTGCCCTATAGATGTTTTACAGGTGGCAGGTACTATGTATCTGAAGAGATGGAAAGCAtcatggaaaaaataagaaaaccctGAAACAAGTACTAGGGCAAAAGTGTTAAGGACATGCTCCACAGATACAGTGACTGCACTGTTTTTTTCCTAAGATTCAGGTTACAATGCTTTCAAGATTAACAcgtattttctttattcctttgtatgtaactCAGGCCCCAGGAAGGTGCTATTTCCTAACTGGGTGTCCTCATGCCTCCCAACAATGTGACTGAATTTGTTCTCTTGGGACTCACACAGGATTCAGCCTTGCAGAAAATACTCTTTATTGTCTTTCTGTTCATTTCCCTATTTGCTGTGCTGGCCAGTCTGCTCATTGTCATTACCATTTCCCTCAGCCCCACTATTTCGgctcccatgtacttctttctcaaaCACTTATCCTTAATAGATGCCTCCTTCACCTCTGTTACCACCCCCAAAGTTATGATTGACCTGCTGTACCAGAAGAGAAACATCTCCTGGGGTGCCTGCCTGACTCAGCTCTTTATGGGGCACTTCCTGGCATCATCGGAGGTCATTGTCCTCACTGTCATGGCCTATGactgctatgtggccatctgcaagcctctgCACTACACGACCATCATGCAACAGGAGCTCTGCCAGCTCCTGATGGTGGTGACCTGGATTGGGGGGCTCCTACATGCCACGGTGCAGATTGTTTTCACTATGGACTTGACTTTCTGTAGTCCCAATGCCACTGACCACTTCATGTGtgatttcttctcactgttgGAAATTGCCTGCAGCAACACCTACAAGCTTGGAATGGTGGTGTCAGTGAACACTGGTGGCATGTGCTTGCTCATTTTTTCATGCTACTCATCTCATAGGTAGTCATCCTGAGCTCCCTGAAATCCCATGGCTCTGAACGATGGTGCAAATCTCTCTCTACATGTGGCTCCCACTTTACAGTAGTGGTACTCTTTTTTGGTCATTACATATTCTCCTACAGGTGTCCTGTGACCACTTACCCTGGGGACACATTGATGGCTGTGTTCTTTGCAGTCCTCACCCCCCTGTTAATCCTATCATTTACACAGTGAGGAACACAgaggtgaaaaatgccatgaggaGTTTGTTGAAGAGGAGAGTAACTTCGGCTGTTCATGGTGCCAAGAAAGTGATGATTTATGTACATAGGAAGGCTTATTCTGAAGTaaattgtgaaagaaaatgaagaaattttgcaatcattggccaaaaaaaaaaaaaaaaaggccaggaaactaatatttgttgattatttattattggctaGGCATATTTTAGGCATTTTGATAAGTTTTAATGTACCTTCCCAAAGTTTCAGTGTTCATGTTCATAGATTCAGGTTAGGCAATGTAGAGAACAACTACAAACCCCTAATGTGATGATTATAGAGTATGTTTTTCTCAAGGGTCTtactgctactttattaaattcttcATATCTTTTAACTGGATGAAACTGTTTTTTTCATGGGACCTTGATCTCAGAACTTCTTCCATTTTTGCTTTGCCTGTGATAAAGCAAATAAGGTATAGATATTCTTAGGTAGATACACGGAACAGGGACATTTGAGAGAAGGccataataaatgaatttttctgTTGTTCTATGAATTTATAGAGAGCAAAATGAGAGACACCcacaaaatgaggaaaagaaaattcacaatCTATCTCTAATTCTTTTCTTGGCATGAAAAACAAGCTAGGCATTTTGAAATTACTCTTAATTGGCTCTTTTTTGTTACACATAATGGAACcgatgtttccattttctttatccccattttacacagaAGCAAATTGAAGCCAAGAGAGATTTACTAATTTACTTGACTCACATCACACTTGCTGCCCCCACAAACTGTGTCAGGAACTATTACATTGGAATGCAGTTATCTTCCGAAAGTGTCACCTAGAAACTTCCAGTTCAAGTCTGTAAACTTAGTTTTACTTTCTTTGAAATGAAACACTGTTGTCTGTGATATGCTTAGGTCTATAGATAAGAACATTATCTACAGTCTTAATGATTCATTTTGTCCTTCAAGAAGATGATGTTAAATTTGTTGTAGTGTTTTCTTACATGTAGCAATACATTTCAGCAATTcaagttttttcctctttttgaaattttgatttattGCACGTTACTTTTATAAAAGACCAATATTAGTATGGCAACcaatttctttattccttttttgagAAGCAAAACCTCcttctgatttctttccattaGTGAAATCAAGTACTAATACTGGTCTTCAAAAACGCCAAGTGGTTAAGGTAAACTTTTGGAAAGCAGGGGAAACTGGCAATGCTCCTCCTTGCATGTGGAGAATACCAGGTTGTCCTACAATATTAATGTCCTTAAAAACCTAAACTTATCTCACTACAACACTCCAATGTGTGTGACTCCtcacaaatgtcactttctccaaCCCAATGTTCAGCTGGAGCTATTTCTTCCCTAATTTGCCCAAACCGTAATGTATGAGCATGGTACTGGGGTGACTGTGTTTACTAAGTTGTGCATGGCTGTCTCTAATTTCTAATAAACAAAACCTTTTCCAATGAAGACTAAGCCAGAAAGATGATATATAATCAACACTTAATCCATTAAAATATCCAAGTTCACAATTGCCAGTGAACATTAACCACTTCATCAGAATCTAGACTAAATGTTATGTGGTTCATTTTGTCTTGTGACTGTTAGAGAGGAGATAAGAATAATCCAGGGATAAGGATAGAAAATGTCTTGAGAAAATGTCATCTCTGCTAAGACCAAAGTGAGGATTTGAAGAGGGAAACTAAGGCCAATGATTGTGTCTTAGGGGCTATACCAGGGGCTCAGGGGAGGGGTGAGTTTAATGAGGCACACATTATGAATTGTGAGCAGAAAACCTGGAAGCTGTAAGAACTGAAGAAGGGAACGCAAAGCTGTCTGGATGTCTTGGTGTGTAGAATCTTGCTGGTTTGTGCATAAGCTGAAAGCTCCTTCAGATGTTCCTTTGCACTCCTCAACCAGAATCTCTCCTGAAAACACACTGCCATgcaattcttcctgattcattaaatatctatatatatatatatatggaagtaAGTATGCATCTCATAAAACTCAATGAGATAATGTTTGAATGTGCTTTATAAGGATAGTTCAGTTTAATCTGgactttttaaatgtgaaaatattagGCATTAATTGAGGGAAGTGAGCTCAGTATTGTTGGAGGCCAATTATGAAGCATACATTTTGATAGGTTCTTTACATAATTTAACTTTCTTAATGTGGCAACAAGTATTATTAGAGAGGGTTTTGCCCCATTGTATACAAGAGGAAAACGAGACTCAATAGTGTTAACCAACAATATCAAGTCTTTTATACTGTGCTTCCTCTACTCTACCCACTTCACCACACTCCTTGTTGTCGTGATATGAAAATACCAAAACACAGATCGGATCATTGGCCACACTGTGAAGTCTGTCATTGAGGCATTCTTcccttgtttatttacttatttatttatttgtttatttatttatcttttggggGGAGCCGGGGCTTTCTTGCCTTCATCTTTCTGCTGACCTCCATCTCCTAAGTTACTTGTACTCTCCTGAGTACTCTTGTGTGAAGTAAGGCATCTGATGATCTCTTTTCTGCAGATACATTTCCCTTCATGGGCATCATTAAAAGAGGGATGTAGTAAGCTTAGGAAATGAAATTCAATGGTCAAATTTCAAAGGAAGTGACACTCTGGTGAAAGAGAtgtttagaggaaaacagagcaaCTAAATCATTGAGGGGATCGATATGGTTTGGGCAGGAGGTGGCACCTTGAAGTGCTAAATAGGTGCTATTTACATTGGgatttttccattattattccACAGTGTTAAcatttattactgaaaataaaagggACATTAGGaaatttttacctcttttttaaatctaaaaaagtACTGTTCAGTGACGACAATGGGCCAGCGTGCTGTGGGAGCTGGGCATACAACGTTGAATAATACAAGCAAGGGTTATGTTTATGTGAAACCAAAAATTCCAGGGGGGAATTGATAGATGATaagcaaggaaacaaataaatgaaaagtataaTTTTGTTAGTAATGGGtaagatgaaaaacattttataagacaGAGATGCACGAGAGAAGAATTAGATACAGATTTGTGTAGTTGTGTAAAGCCCACCTAGAATTTTACTTTGGTCTGAATATAAATAATCACATTATGCcccttgctatttatttttttaagtaggttatttaaaaatgtgtttgaaatgGGGGCAATATCTTGTACCaaaaaggtgaaaatattttcttatgggATGaaaatttttaactgtttttatgTATAATGCACAGATATACATAAAGCACATAaatagacagtatatatatggaattaccATTTTAGAGGGAGAGGTGAGTAAGGGAATGGATGTCTAAAACAGCAACTTTAGAGGCAACAGTGAGAGAAAGAATACTGCCCTAACTGTCTAAATGGTTAGGTAAGATTATGGAGTAACTTCACGGTGTTAGTAAAGGTCATCTGAGCACAGCGGTTGCCCCATCACCTCTGAGGATCACATTTGGTAAAATTGAAAGGCTCTTCCTTCTTAGGAGATTTCCCAAGGTGTGTTGTCAACTACGTTAATGAACCAGTTGTAATATGTGACGTGGCAttataaaattgatattttatacaAGTGGAGttagaaaaacaatgaaagctCTAATCCCAAATGTTTCTAAATTGAAAGTATGTAATTTAAGAATGCTAATTGTTATCCAATGAGAAAGAatttagttcttatttttctggatgaagaacattttaaaatccattataATGGAAACTATCTTGTAGTTAGGTGTGACAAAGTCTTAATAATAGTCTTGAAAGATGTAGAGAGCACCAGATTAGGTGATAGAAAAATTCAGCCCTGAAAAATTGGAAAGGAGACTAGTCTGGGGCTGGTGCTGGCCAACTAGTAGGTGGGTTCCCAGTCAGTTATGGTCTCAAGGTATCCTAAAGTAGCCAGTGGTTGATGGCTGGTGGGTGAGACTGTGTCCTTGCCGAGCTAGCTGCTGGGCCTGAGGTTTCTCAAGATTGGTGTCACCTGGCTGGTGAGTGGCACTGGGTCCCATCACTGTAAAGCTAGAAGGAGAATCCCAACatggtgcttgccagcaccaTGTCCTTGTCATGAGATAGTTAACCAAAGTATTTGCTATCAGCATCTATGTCCCCAAGATGAGGTCCAATTTTCTCCTATCTCTCCGGGATGCTCTGTCCAATATCAGCAACTTGCTTTGACTCAGGCTTCtttcaaatttctatttctttcataggTCTTGGACTGTGTATGATTTTGTGTGTGAACTTTAAGGCTGGAATTTCTATTTTCCATAGCCCCCTTGATCTCTGAAAAGGATCcgccactggctttcaaagtcatATATTTTGGAGGATATCACCTTGCCAGTGCAGGACTCCTGGGCTGAGTAGCACTGTGTGGAGATCAGACTCATTTCATCCTTTAGGGGAACATCTGCAACTGGATTACCCCTTGTTTGTGTGTTGCCCACCTGAGGTGTGGGGCTTGACTATACCCTGTATCCCTCACTGTTATCTGTCTTGTCATGGTTCTTGCATTATGTTTTTAGTAATAGAGGATCCATCAGTTTTCAGGTTGTTCTCATCAATAGTGGCTCTTAAAAGGTCATAATTTTGGTGTTTCCATGAGAGGACCTGagttcagggtctttctactccaccatcgtGGCCCCTTCAccatgtgtgtctgtttttaagaCAATACCACATGCTTCTGGTTACCATAGTTTTATAGTATGTTTCAGAATCAAGAAGTATGATTGTTTTTGGCATTTGGAATCCCTTGAGagttcatatgaattttagggtggagttttctatttctgcaaaaaaagattttgggATTTTTCATAAAGATTGCATTGGATCTATAGATCACTTTAGTTTGCTTGATATCTTAGTAATATTAAACATTCTACTTTgtgaatgtcttttcatttatgtgtGTCTTCTCTAATATctttctgcaatgttttggagtTTTCAGTGCAACAAGACTTTTGCCTTCTTCCTTTTTACTCAAGTGCTTTATTCTTATTAATGCTATTGTCAacggaattgttttcttaatttcctatttatttgttctttgatATTGCAGAAATTCAGCACCCTTtcatgactaaaaaaaaa includes:
- the LOC130848626 gene encoding olfactory receptor 4C13-like, with the translated sequence MPPNNVTEFVLLGLTQDSALQKILFIVFLFISLFAVLASLLIVITISLSPTISAPMYFFLKHLSLIDASFTSVTTPKVMIDLLYQKRNISWGACLTQLFMGHFLASSEVIVLTVMAYDCYVAICKPLHYTTIMQQELCQLLMVVTWIGGLLHATVQIVFTMDLTFCSPNATDHFMCDFFSLLEIACSNTYKLGMVVSVNTGGMCLLIFSCYSSHR